In Deltaproteobacteria bacterium, the genomic window ATTTTTTGAAAGGAGAAAATAAAAAAGATGTTGCACAAATCATAAATGTCATTCCCGAAGGCTTCTATCCCCGATAGAAACATTCGGGGACAAATCCAGTTCTTTCGGAAATCGGTCGGAAATCGGGGACGGGTTCATATTTTTAGGGACGCAATAAATCACGAGGCCGGTCTTACCCATTTCTTGAGATTCAATGATGCCAAACACTACATAAAGGCAGGTTATTTTTATGATAGAGAGCATACAGAAGGCGCCAACTGGGACTATTCAGGGAATAAGTTTGTTACAGGCATTCAATACACATTTCCCAAAGATATAAGGCTCAATGCGGATTATGAATACAAAGAGGTTTGCTACAAAAACATCAACATCTTCTTTGACGAAAAGAGAAAGGACATAGAAAGGGCAGTAAGCGGGTCTATTTCAAAGGATATTATTAACAACCTAACCCTCTCTCTGGAATATTTGAGAAGGGATAATATGTCTAATATAGCCCTGTATGATTATGACAAAAATCTTTATTCAATAGGATTGAGTTGGAGATGGTAGGTATTTTTAAAAGGGCTAAAGATCATCATAAACAGAACGGCGATGTTCAACACCGTAAAGGGTTATTGCTTGTTTACCATGATCTACCCATAGAAGGACACGGTAATCACCAATGCGATATTTCTGGAGTCCTTTAAGGTCTTTTGGAGGATTTTTCAGAGGAAACTTAAGAACCTCTGGGTGTTGACTCAACCATTCTAACTTTTTAAGGATGCGGGAGGATATATCTCTATCCATGTTCTTTAAGTCTTTGTCAAAGTCAGGGGTAGTTTCTATTCTATACACAGTTCCTTCTTCAGTTCCTCAATGGGTCTGGTTTTACCAGCCAGATGGTCTGCGCGGGAACGATGCATCTTGGCAAGGAACTCTGGGTTGGAGAGGAGAAGAAAATCCTCCAATTCATCCTCAAGTTCTTGAAAGGCAGAAGCAGCCTTAGACATCTTTTTTATCAAAATGGCAGGAACCTCAATGGTTTTTGGCATGTTCATCACCTCCTTGATTTTAAGGATAATAAAATGCTGGTTTTAAGTCAAGGGGTTTATCTAAGAATGAATAAATCTTGAGTTTATAACCCAAAATCCGCCATTGGCGGAGAGGGTTTGTGTGAACTATAAAAATAATCCCTGCTCACCTGAGGGGTGAGACGGAAGGAGGGAAAGGAAAATGAAAGGATTATTAAGAACTTTAATCGCAAGTTTTATAACTTTGTTGTTTGTTTCAACCGCTTATGCCGGGCCTTTAGAAAAAATTACCAAAACAATAGCTTCAGAGGCAATTTCAGAAGCACTTGGAATACCTCCGGTAGTAGGGGTTGTCAAAACGGTTGTAGAGCAGTTAAGCCCGAAAGAACAAATAAATAACGCTGTGAAGATGGAAGTGATGAAAAAAATGGCTGAGCACTTGGAATCAACCGGAAAACTCGGCAGTCTTAAGATAAGCAAATCACAATTTATTCTTTATATGCTAACACAGATGCCATTGTCAGAATCCATAACAAATGCAATGTTGGGAGGCAGACTGGATGAAGTAACTAAAGATACACTTGAAAGGTTCTCAAAGGTTCCACCAGATGAATTAAATGCAATAGAAAGGCTGTATCAGAAATGGGCGAATGTACAATTAGGATTGGAGGAGATAAGCACCGGAATTAAAGGAATGATAAACGATACAAGGGATCTGACTGTTGAAGCAACTAAAGAAGGCTATATCGTTACAGAAAGAAAGATGGTGGGTTTAGGACATCAGATCACGATAGAAAAAATAGAAACATCTAAATCCCCTTCCGACGCCTCTAAACTCTCTTACCGCAATGCCCAGCAGCAGCTTACGCCTACTAAGGTTGAATTCAGGCAGGAATACGACTTACTCTTCACACAATCGGCTGACTCTCTGGGTTCGCGGTATGGCTCACATTCTGGCACAATTACAGATGGAACAAGGTTTAATATAAGCGGCGACTCCGGGGCTGGGGATTTTACAGGTTCATTCAGCGGGAGAACTATAGCAGAGCCCGGCTATACACCAACAACGCATAACAATACACTAGGCTCAGGAACCTCTGTAGGAACGGTTTCAGCTAAGGGGTTTAAAGAAGGAGACCTAAAAGGTAACATGACCATTACTATTCCCGCAGGAACTCAGGCGGTAAATGTTTCAGGGAATATAACAATTAGTAAAGATGGTTCGTTGTCAATGCCAAGTTATAGCGGACCCGTCACAGATAATGCTACAAACACTAAAGTAGGCACCATGACTGGCTCATTGAGCCAAAGCAAAACAACGCCTTAAGAATTATAGAAAACAATATCGGAGGGTTTATTATGAGACAAAAAGTTTTTAGCATGGTCATAGGAGTAACTATTGCATTTGTCATTATAGTATCTTTGATAGGGTGTGTTTCTGATTTATATTATAAGGCCGGTGGAGGTACTGACACCCTTATTAAAACTGCATCATTTGACAATGATTGTCCACCAGACAAGATATCTATTATTTCAAAGGACGAAGGTTTTGGGCATGCAAATGTATTGTTAGATGTTTGCGGTAAACAAATAAAATATAAAAGAACTGGCACTATATATCATAGGGCAGATCAAAGCCCAATCCCCAAATAACACCTGACAAATCGGTTGGAAGACATATAAACAAAATAACCTTAACATGAGGATTTTATGAGAAAAATTCTTTTTCTATTGCCTATCCTTCTGCTTTCTGCCTGCAGCCAGCAGGTTTATAAGGATGTCTTTAATACAGACAGCGGGCCGAATGTGAGGACTTTTAATGCCTCTGTTGATACCTGTCATCTTGCGGCTAAAAGAGCAGTATTGAGCCAGAACTTCAGGATAGAAAAAGAGGATTTGCAGGCAAAATCATTCACTGCAGCAAGGTATTTTGAAGACGGCAAGGACAGCACCGTCCTTACAATCAATGCAAATGTAATAGCCACAGGCGATAAGGCGACTGTTTATATCAGCGCGGTGCAGCATGTAGACAAGATAAGGACAAAAACCGACAGGCTCGGACTGACTCTTGGGTTAATCCCTATTGGAAGCGAAGCCACAAAAGTTAAACAGGAAGAGAGAACCGTTGAAGATGCGGAGTTTTACAAGAAGTTTTTTGATGCGGTTGAGAAGGAGATAAAGGTTATAGCGGCAAAGCCTTAAGTGGAGGCTGTTCAATAACCAAGTTATTTTTAATGGCTTTATCCAAATATCTTTACAGAATGAGGGTAAGGATGGTATTTGAAATGTTCATCAAAGGCAAAGACGGCTTCAATCCCGAACTGATTTATCACGACAAAGCTTGTGCAGTCTGTAAAACTCAACCTCTTATCTTCAAACTTTCTGAATATTGCTTTAGCAGCAGTTTCAATGTGCTCATCGATTTTCAAAATGTTTATATGACTCTTGCCTATCTCGTCCATAAATTTAACGGAAGTAGTGTGACTGCCTCTCATTTTAAGGAGCGTATAGCTTTCATCCAAAATATAATCGGAAGTATAAATAATTGCCTTTTGCTCTTGAAGTTTAGTATGGATGGCTTTGGCGTTGGAATTATTCTGGTCTTTAGGAATAGCAAGGGCGCAAAAGGCGCTGGTATCAATAAAAACCTTCAACTCGGAACCTCGCCATACAGGTATTTGTCATGATGGATGGAAAGGTCAATATCATAACAATCTTTTGCGATATCAATTATCCCGATAAGACTGCATTCTTCCGGAGCAATACGCTCAACTTCATTTGCAAGGATTATTTTAAGCCTCTTATGTTCAGGCATATCAACTTTCTCCAATGGCTTAAAAACGCCATCCTCAAAAATAGCGGTTATTGTCTGCGGCATATTTTTATCACCTCCTGCTCTATGATAGCAAATCTATTTGAAATTTATCATACATGCGGCTTTCTGTCAAATTTTGAGATACACAGGCCATTGGCCTTTAAATATTATTTTCAGGAGGGTTTGTCATGAGAAACAAGGAGGATAAGGAAATGAAAAAGCTATTTGTGTTAAATTTGGTTCTGATGATCATTGCGTTTTCAAATGTTTGTTTGGCAGGGTCTTGGATTAGTGGCGCAAAAGAAGGTGTTGCAATTGGAGGGTATGATACGGTTGCCTACTTTACTACTCAAAAAGCAATAATGGGTTCCGTGAAAAATAATTATGAATGGGGTGGCACAGTCTGGTTCTTCGCATCCCCTGAAAACCGAGACCTTTTTATTGCCGATCCCGAAAAATACGTACCACAGTATGGCGGGCATTGCGCTCTCTCTGTGTATAATGGCAAAAATGCCAAAGGAGATGGAGCGGTTTGGACCATATATAAAAAAAAATTATATCTCAACTTCAATAGAGACGTACAAGACCGTTGGCTTAAAAATATGTCTGAATATATTTATTATGCCGACCGTGAGTGGCCCAAAATTAAAGCACGATTAGAAGAATAGAAGAAACTCCATAATAGGTAGAGGACTATTTCTACGACAAAGAATTCGCTCAAGGGGACAACTGGGACTATGAGGGCAATAAGTTTATTGCAGGGCTTCAATATACATTTTCAAAAGATATAAGGTTCCATGTGGACTATGAATACAAACAGGTTCATTATGAAAACATCAATATATACTTTGACGAAAAGAGAAAGGACATAGAAAGGGCAGTAAGCGCTGTCATATCAAAGGACATTATCAATAATCTAACCCTCTCTCTGGAATATCTGAGAAGGGATAGTATGTCTAATATTGCCTTATACGATTATGAGAAAAATCTATATTCAGCAGGGGTGAGTTGGAGGTGGTAAGACCATCGCTACGGTTTTGTTCTCATAACAATTTTAGCGGTTGTGGGTAAGCCTTCTGTAGTGTATGGCAAATAAACTAAAAGTTCAGGAAATCGATGCCGTATGATTTTACATCGTTAGAATGTTTTTGGTCGTATTTAATAATGGCTTTGGCTATAAGTGAAAAATTATCCCCCGGTAATGTATGGGGAATTATAAGGACTCCGTTATGATGGCGATGCTCATTAAAAAACTGAACGGTCAGACGAATAAAATCATTCCTATTACGGGTTACAAGGCATCTGCTTTCAGAGGCAGCCCGTTCAAGATGTTCAATGTCTTCTGCCTGCACCATGCCGATTTCATGGACGCTTACAGCATCTATGCTGTGTTTTCTGAGTATCTCTGCAATCTTCGGGCTCAAATCTTCATCAAGGTAATATTTCAATGGCTGCCCCTAATAAGGAAAGGGTATCTTTTATGAACATGCCATTCAGTCAGTTCCTCGTTCTGTTTTA contains:
- a CDS encoding antitoxin family protein — its product is MPQTITAIFEDGVFKPLEKVDMPEHKRLKIILANEVERIAPEECSLIGIIDIAKDCYDIDLSIHHDKYLYGEVPS
- a CDS encoding DUF2242 domain-containing protein, translated to MRKILFLLPILLLSACSQQVYKDVFNTDSGPNVRTFNASVDTCHLAAKRAVLSQNFRIEKEDLQAKSFTAARYFEDGKDSTVLTINANVIATGDKATVYISAVQHVDKIRTKTDRLGLTLGLIPIGSEATKVKQEERTVEDAEFYKKFFDAVEKEIKVIAAKP
- a CDS encoding DUF560 domain-containing protein, with product MSFPKASIPDRNIRGQIQFFRKSVGNRGRVHIFRDAINHEAGLTHFLRFNDAKHYIKAGYFYDREHTEGANWDYSGNKFVTGIQYTFPKDIRLNADYEYKEVCYKNINIFFDEKRKDIERAVSGSISKDIINNLTLSLEYLRRDNMSNIALYDYDKNLYSIGLSWRW
- a CDS encoding type II toxin-antitoxin system RelE/ParE family toxin gives rise to the protein MYRIETTPDFDKDLKNMDRDISSRILKKLEWLSQHPEVLKFPLKNPPKDLKGLQKYRIGDYRVLLWVDHGKQAITLYGVEHRRSVYDDL
- a CDS encoding DUF5615 family PIN-like protein, which produces MKYYLDEDLSPKIAEILRKHSIDAVSVHEIGMVQAEDIEHLERAASESRCLVTRNRNDFIRLTVQFFNEHRHHNGVLIIPHTLPGDNFSLIAKAIIKYDQKHSNDVKSYGIDFLNF
- a CDS encoding YHS domain protein; amino-acid sequence: MRNKEDKEMKKLFVLNLVLMIIAFSNVCLAGSWISGAKEGVAIGGYDTVAYFTTQKAIMGSVKNNYEWGGTVWFFASPENRDLFIADPEKYVPQYGGHCALSVYNGKNAKGDGAVWTIYKKKLYLNFNRDVQDRWLKNMSEYIYYADREWPKIKARLEE
- a CDS encoding type II toxin-antitoxin system VapC family toxin produces the protein MKVFIDTSAFCALAIPKDQNNSNAKAIHTKLQEQKAIIYTSDYILDESYTLLKMRGSHTTSVKFMDEIGKSHINILKIDEHIETAAKAIFRKFEDKRLSFTDCTSFVVINQFGIEAVFAFDEHFKYHPYPHSVKIFG